Part of the Halopseudomonas maritima genome, ATCCATGAACCAAAACTACTGATTCTGGATGAGCCGACCGCGGGCGTGGATATCGAGATTCGTCGCTCGATGTGGCAATTCCTGCAGGAGATCAACGCGCAGGGCATCACCATTGTGCTGACCACGCACTACCTGGAAGAAGCCGAGCAGCTGTGCCGGCACATCGCGATCATCGACCAGGGGCGCATCATCCATAACACCAGCATGCGCGCGCTGCTCAAGGAGCTGCATGTCGAGACCTTCCTGCTGGATATCCGCCAAAGCCTGACTGCGGCGCCAGATCTGGGTGAATACGCCTGCCAACGGATTGATGAGCACACCCTGGAGGTGCAGGTAGATAAGGCGCAGGGGCTTAACGCGCTGTTTGCAGCACTGACTGAAGCCGGTCTGGAGGTGACGAGCCTGCGCAACAAGAGCAACCGACTGGAGGAGCTATTCCTCACGCTGGTGGATGAAAATGCCGAGAAACGGGGAGCCTGACATGCAGTATTGGCAACAGAGCTGGGTGGCGTTCAGCACCATTGTGACCAAGGAAATTCGCCGCTTTACCCGTATCTGGCCGCAGACGCTGCTGCCGCCGGCGATCACCATGGCGCTGTACTTTGTCATCTTCGGCAACCTGATCGGCAGCCGCATTGGTGAGATGGGTGGGTTTCGCTATATCGACTACATCGTGCCCGGCCTGATCATGATGTCGGTCATTACCAACAGCTACTCCAACGTGGTTTCAAGCTTTTTCAGCACCAAGTTCCAGCGCTCCATCGAGGAGCTGATGGTGGCGCCGGTGTCGCCCCATGTGGTGCTGCTGGGGTACACCTTCGGCGGTGTTGCGCGGGGGCTGATGGTCGGCTTTATCGTCACCCTGACCTCG contains:
- a CDS encoding ABC transporter ATP-binding protein, yielding MSAAIRIRGLEKTYGSGMRALKGIDLEVREGDFFALLGPNGAGKSTTIGILSSLVNKSAGQVSIFGHDIDRELMAAKRCIGVVPQEFNFSQFEKVMDILVSQAGYYGIPLARARERAEHYLKRLGLWDKRDVPARMLSGGMKRRLMIARALIHEPKLLILDEPTAGVDIEIRRSMWQFLQEINAQGITIVLTTHYLEEAEQLCRHIAIIDQGRIIHNTSMRALLKELHVETFLLDIRQSLTAAPDLGEYACQRIDEHTLEVQVDKAQGLNALFAALTEAGLEVTSLRNKSNRLEELFLTLVDENAEKRGA
- a CDS encoding ABC transporter permease; translation: MQYWQQSWVAFSTIVTKEIRRFTRIWPQTLLPPAITMALYFVIFGNLIGSRIGEMGGFRYIDYIVPGLIMMSVITNSYSNVVSSFFSTKFQRSIEELMVAPVSPHVVLLGYTFGGVARGLMVGFIVTLTSLFFTRLQVQHIGLTIAVVFFTSLVFSLGGFINAVFARTFDDISIVPTFVLTPLTYLGGVFYSISLLPPFWQAVSQVNPILHMVNAFRYGILGVSDIPIATALIIMSVFTLILYSLSYWLLVRGTGLRQ